The following coding sequences are from one Streptomyces venezuelae window:
- a CDS encoding ABC transporter ATP-binding protein, translated as MPKSDAPAKDRSAVRTLLRLWPYVRPVRTRLITAAVVAIVASCTGLVFPLVLKWMVDGPVADRDPTGVWLGALLLLLLGVTEALLFGLRRWLVARPLASVEAAMRADLFRHLQRLPVAFHDRWASGQLLSRGTTDLMLLRLFLAFPLTFLLVNGATIVVGVIILLGQDFALGLVLLAPVVPMVVATAYFEGRYAAVARQAQDQVGDLTTVVEESVLGIRIIKGFGRHRSQARAFRELSHTLRGTEMVKARLLAAIWAVIVTLPEIAIGAALVLGTVRVADGGLSAGTLVAFLSTALALRWPVESIGFLLAMSQESATATERYFEVMDAEPESGAEGGGVRKELPVGAAAPKEPAESPAYDGLRFHDVEFRYPDAAADAPAVLSHVDLHVRSGETMALVGATGSGKTTLTALVPRLHEVTGGRITLDGEDITAMDRAHLRTLVAVAFEEPTLFSATVGENVLMGADESAGDTELARALDVAQAGFAHALPQGTGTQVGEQGLSLSGGQRQRLALARAVVGRPRFLVLDDPLSALDVHTEALVEAALRKVLADTTALIVAHRPSTVLLADRVALLSGGRVAAVGTHQELLRDNAEYAWLMSGTGDTSDPPPAPTPGTPAAPTTPAGRPATGHPAEEAAR; from the coding sequence ATGCCGAAATCAGATGCCCCTGCCAAGGATCGGTCCGCCGTACGGACGTTGCTGCGCCTCTGGCCGTATGTGCGGCCGGTCCGAACGCGCCTGATCACCGCGGCGGTTGTCGCGATCGTCGCCTCCTGCACGGGGCTCGTCTTCCCCCTCGTGCTGAAGTGGATGGTGGACGGCCCGGTGGCCGACCGGGATCCGACGGGGGTGTGGCTGGGGGCTCTGCTGCTGCTTCTGCTCGGGGTCACGGAGGCGCTGCTGTTCGGGCTGCGGCGGTGGCTCGTCGCCCGGCCGCTCGCGAGCGTGGAGGCGGCGATGCGGGCGGACCTGTTCCGTCATCTGCAGCGGCTTCCGGTGGCCTTCCACGACCGGTGGGCGTCGGGCCAGCTGCTGTCGCGCGGTACGACCGATCTGATGCTGCTGCGCTTGTTCCTCGCCTTTCCGCTGACGTTCCTGCTGGTCAACGGGGCGACCATCGTGGTGGGCGTGATCATCCTGCTGGGGCAGGACTTCGCGCTCGGGCTCGTGCTGCTCGCCCCCGTGGTGCCGATGGTCGTCGCGACGGCGTACTTCGAGGGGCGGTACGCCGCCGTGGCGCGGCAGGCGCAGGACCAGGTCGGCGATCTGACGACGGTCGTCGAGGAGAGCGTGCTCGGCATCCGCATCATCAAGGGCTTCGGCCGCCACCGCAGCCAGGCGCGGGCGTTCCGCGAGCTCTCGCACACGCTGCGCGGCACCGAGATGGTCAAGGCGCGGCTGCTCGCCGCGATCTGGGCCGTGATCGTGACGCTGCCCGAGATCGCCATCGGGGCGGCGCTGGTGCTCGGCACGGTGCGGGTCGCCGACGGCGGGCTCTCGGCCGGCACGCTGGTCGCCTTCCTGTCGACGGCGCTCGCCCTGCGGTGGCCCGTGGAGTCGATCGGGTTCCTGCTGGCGATGAGCCAGGAGTCGGCGACGGCCACGGAGCGGTACTTCGAGGTGATGGACGCGGAGCCGGAGAGCGGGGCGGAGGGGGGTGGTGTGCGGAAGGAGCTCCCCGTGGGCGCCGCCGCGCCGAAGGAGCCCGCGGAGAGTCCCGCGTACGACGGGCTCCGGTTCCACGACGTCGAGTTCAGGTATCCGGACGCCGCGGCGGATGCCCCCGCCGTCCTCTCCCACGTCGACCTGCACGTGCGCAGCGGCGAGACCATGGCGCTCGTCGGGGCGACCGGCAGCGGCAAGACCACGCTCACGGCGCTGGTGCCCCGGCTGCACGAGGTGACCGGTGGCCGCATCACCCTCGACGGCGAGGACATCACCGCGATGGACCGCGCACACCTGCGGACCCTCGTGGCCGTCGCCTTCGAGGAGCCCACCCTGTTCTCCGCCACGGTCGGCGAGAACGTCCTGATGGGCGCCGACGAGAGCGCGGGCGACACCGAGTTGGCCCGCGCCCTCGACGTGGCGCAGGCAGGCTTCGCGCACGCCCTCCCGCAGGGCACCGGCACGCAGGTCGGGGAGCAGGGCCTGAGCCTCTCCGGCGGCCAGCGCCAGCGCCTGGCCCTGGCCCGCGCGGTCGTGGGCCGCCCTCGCTTCCTGGTCCTCGACGACCCGCTGTCCGCGCTCGACGTCCACACGGAGGCACTGGTGGAGGCGGCGCTGCGGAAGGTCCTCGCGGACACGACCGCGCTCATCGTCGCTCACCGGCCGTCCACGGTGCTGCTCGCCGACCGGGTCGCGCTGTTGTCGGGCGGCCGTGTCGCCGCGGTCGGCACGCACCAGGAACTGCTGCGGGACAACGCGGAGTACGCGTGGCTGATGTCGGGCACCGGGGACACGTCGGACCCGCCGCCCGCGCCGACACCCGGCACGCCCGCCGCCCCCACCACGCCCGCCGGCCGCCCCGCCACCGGACACCCCGCCGAGGAGGCCGCCCGATGA
- a CDS encoding glycosyltransferase family 39 protein → MPTPRSALGTLGPAALTLLLGSWGITREDSMWRDEAATWEAAHRSLPDLAHLLDRIDVVHGAYHLFMHGVFAVLGDSLVTLRLPSVLAMAGATAAIAATASRLAGPRAGAAAGAAFALMPSTRHYAQEGHSYALVVAAVAVATLLLVTLMDGHGRPGRPTARLWTAYVTALLVAALLNWFSLLALPAHAATVLLAHHRGAPRLLTRWLTAAAVVVGGALPVILASRSQAHQVAWIRPLTWSTAPAPALLLALGAFCAILLKRRPATRTKVPTGDAVSPGLPLLALPLIALLIGTALATLVRSRRPLTALVLAASAALLPLQLDLRTPQSRVDDVLAPAETVAWTSRPGDGSFTGLDDPALAESPTASGSLQGTEKPSTYMPSTYIRKAMLRKHRILVVTDADDHPGGGRDTVRRRVLVDHFTRCADTETRGRRVQAYERGSRCAARPTGSSRVRAPGNEPLSTREGSARARRQGHVEP, encoded by the coding sequence ATGCCCACGCCCAGATCAGCACTCGGCACGCTCGGACCCGCCGCCCTCACCCTCCTCCTCGGCTCATGGGGCATCACGCGCGAGGACAGCATGTGGCGCGACGAGGCGGCCACGTGGGAGGCCGCCCACCGGTCGCTGCCCGACCTCGCGCACCTGCTGGACCGGATCGACGTCGTCCACGGCGCCTACCACCTGTTCATGCACGGCGTCTTCGCCGTCCTCGGGGACAGCCTCGTCACCCTGCGCCTGCCCTCGGTCCTCGCCATGGCGGGTGCCACCGCGGCGATCGCCGCGACCGCAAGCCGCCTGGCCGGACCCCGCGCGGGAGCCGCGGCCGGCGCCGCCTTCGCCCTCATGCCGAGCACCCGGCACTACGCCCAGGAGGGGCACTCGTACGCCCTGGTGGTGGCCGCCGTCGCCGTGGCGACGCTGCTCCTGGTGACCCTCATGGACGGCCACGGCAGGCCGGGCAGACCGACCGCCCGCCTCTGGACGGCCTACGTGACCGCTTTGCTCGTCGCCGCGCTGCTCAACTGGTTCTCGCTGCTCGCACTCCCGGCCCACGCGGCGACCGTTCTCCTCGCACACCACCGCGGTGCCCCCCGGCTCCTGACCCGCTGGCTCACGGCGGCAGCGGTGGTCGTCGGCGGCGCGCTGCCGGTCATCCTGGCCAGCCGCTCCCAGGCCCATCAGGTCGCCTGGATACGCCCGCTGACCTGGTCGACAGCACCGGCCCCCGCGCTTCTGCTCGCTCTGGGGGCGTTCTGCGCGATCCTGCTGAAACGCCGTCCGGCCACACGGACCAAGGTCCCGACAGGCGACGCCGTCTCCCCCGGCCTGCCCCTCCTGGCGCTCCCCCTCATCGCCCTGCTCATCGGCACCGCGCTCGCCACCCTCGTACGCTCCCGGCGTCCCCTCACCGCACTCGTCCTGGCCGCGTCCGCCGCCCTGCTGCCGCTCCAGCTCGACCTGCGCACCCCGCAGAGCCGCGTCGACGACGTCCTCGCCCCCGCCGAAACGGTGGCCTGGACCTCCCGGCCGGGGGACGGCTCCTTCACCGGCCTCGACGACCCGGCACTCGCCGAGAGCCCCACCGCCTCCGGCTCGCTCCAGGGCACGGAGAAGCCGTCCACATACATGCCGTCCACATACATACGGAAGGCGATGCTGCGCAAGCACCGCATCCTGGTCGTCACCGACGCCGACGACCACCCCGGAGGCGGGCGCGACACCGTCAGACGCAGGGTCCTGGTCGATCACTTCACACGCTGCGCCGACACCGAGACACGCGGACGCCGCGTCCAGGCCTACGAGCGCGGCAGCCGGTGCGCCGCACGGCCCACGGGGTCGTCACGCGTGCGTGCCCCCGGCAACGAACCGCTCAGCACCCGTGAGGGGAGTGCTCGCGCTCGTCGCCAGGGGCACGTCGAACCGTGA
- a CDS encoding LuxR C-terminal-related transcriptional regulator, with protein MRGVLALVARGTSNREIAAELVISEATVRPSRGGYARCQSAGVFGGSQPGCAWWPWRQRYVEPP; from the coding sequence GTGAGGGGAGTGCTCGCGCTCGTCGCCAGGGGCACGTCGAACCGTGAGATCGCCGCGGAGCTCGTCATCAGCGAGGCCACGGTCCGGCCAAGCCGCGGAGGCTACGCCCGCTGCCAGAGCGCCGGCGTGTTCGGCGGCTCCCAGCCCGGCTGCGCCTGGTGGCCCTGGAGGCAGCGGTACGTGGAACCGCCGTAG
- a CDS encoding carbohydrate-binding protein yields MLPTHHRRVAAACAAVTAAGALVFAGLPGAASASPSSSASPSSSRLSPAESAAVGKTSPGVLKAMQRDLGLTTAQAEARLVNEAEAGAVAGALRNALGRDFAGAWVHGATSAKLTVATTDAADVPRIEARGARAAVVDHSVARLDAAKARLDRAAKKTATRDAPVWYVDVRSNAVVVRAVKTSAAKSLVAAAGVDSSLVRVERSTERPRPLYDLVGGEAYYMGGRCSIGFSVTKGTQQGFATAGHCGRAGTATTGYNQVAQGTFQASVFPGNDMAWVATNTQWTATPYVKGQGGQRIGVGGSTQSPVGASICRSGSTTGWHCGTISQHNTSVTYPEGTISGVTRTTVCAEPGDSGGSYISGSQAQGVTSGGSGNCSSGGTTYHQPINPLLQRFALTLKTTGGGEDPGPGEPEPGGTWAAGKVYAAGDTVTYGGSTYRCLQGHQAQPGWEPPNTPALWQRA; encoded by the coding sequence ATGCTCCCCACCCATCACAGACGTGTCGCCGCCGCGTGTGCCGCGGTCACCGCGGCCGGTGCGCTGGTCTTCGCCGGGCTCCCCGGCGCCGCGTCCGCGTCCCCCTCCTCCTCCGCTTCCCCTTCCTCCTCCCGGCTCTCCCCCGCCGAGAGCGCCGCCGTCGGCAAGACCTCTCCCGGAGTCTTGAAGGCCATGCAGCGCGACCTCGGCCTCACGACGGCGCAGGCCGAGGCCCGTCTGGTCAACGAGGCCGAGGCCGGCGCCGTCGCGGGAGCCCTGCGCAACGCGCTCGGCCGTGACTTCGCGGGCGCCTGGGTGCACGGCGCCACCTCCGCGAAGCTCACCGTGGCGACCACCGACGCCGCCGACGTCCCCAGGATCGAGGCGCGGGGCGCACGGGCCGCGGTCGTCGATCACTCGGTCGCGCGGCTGGACGCGGCCAAGGCCCGCCTGGACCGCGCGGCGAAGAAGACCGCGACGCGTGACGCGCCGGTCTGGTACGTCGACGTGCGCTCCAACGCGGTCGTGGTGCGGGCCGTGAAGACGTCCGCGGCGAAGTCCCTCGTCGCGGCGGCGGGCGTGGACTCCTCCCTCGTCCGCGTCGAGAGGTCCACGGAGCGGCCGCGGCCGCTGTACGACCTGGTGGGCGGTGAGGCGTACTACATGGGCGGCCGCTGCTCCATCGGCTTCTCCGTCACCAAGGGCACCCAGCAGGGCTTCGCGACGGCCGGTCACTGCGGGCGCGCGGGCACCGCGACGACCGGCTACAACCAGGTGGCCCAGGGCACGTTCCAGGCTTCCGTGTTCCCCGGGAACGACATGGCCTGGGTCGCCACGAACACGCAGTGGACCGCCACCCCGTACGTGAAGGGCCAGGGCGGCCAGCGGATCGGCGTCGGGGGCTCGACACAGTCCCCGGTGGGTGCGTCGATCTGCCGGTCGGGCTCCACTACGGGGTGGCACTGCGGCACCATCTCGCAGCACAACACGAGCGTCACCTACCCCGAAGGCACGATCAGCGGCGTGACGCGGACGACGGTCTGCGCCGAGCCGGGCGACTCGGGCGGCTCCTACATATCGGGGAGCCAGGCGCAGGGTGTCACCTCGGGCGGTTCGGGCAACTGCTCCAGCGGCGGTACGACGTACCACCAGCCGATCAACCCGCTGCTCCAGCGCTTCGCCCTGACGCTGAAGACCACCGGCGGCGGTGAGGACCCGGGTCCCGGCGAGCCGGAGCCGGGCGGCACCTGGGCGGCGGGCAAGGTGTACGCCGCGGGCGACACGGTCACCTACGGCGGTTCCACGTACCGCTGCCTCCAGGGCCACCAGGCGCAGCCGGGCTGGGAGCCGCCGAACACGCCGGCGCTCTGGCAGCGGGCGTAG
- a CDS encoding LysR family transcriptional regulator: MDLELRHLKTIRAIADAGSLTKAATALGLAQPALSAQLKRIERVLGGPLFERGQYGVRATALGEFVLARARVVLPAVSGLREEAQRFVRAWEGGAGFRLGGIHGPLLGALVDRLAAAYPGVPVSTHTSWSERELASSTAAGRLDFALVGTCGASAPPESELLVWREVARDPVFVMLPTSHPLADVQEIDLARLADEAWTDVPGDGCFADCFSAACARAGFTPSRVYETDVASCVHLVQVGRAVGLCRATFPPTPGLVTRPLAGAPLYWRHLLGWHPAAPAHDTAAAVFAQARAAHAEAAARSESYTAWLSAPSPPSP; this comes from the coding sequence ATGGACCTGGAGTTGCGGCACCTCAAGACGATCCGGGCGATCGCCGACGCGGGCAGCCTGACCAAGGCCGCCACCGCGCTCGGGCTCGCCCAGCCGGCCCTGAGCGCGCAGTTGAAGAGGATCGAGCGCGTCCTTGGCGGCCCGCTCTTCGAGCGGGGGCAGTACGGGGTGCGGGCCACGGCGCTCGGCGAGTTCGTGCTCGCGCGGGCCCGGGTGGTCCTGCCCGCCGTGAGCGGGCTGCGGGAGGAGGCGCAGCGGTTCGTACGGGCGTGGGAGGGCGGGGCGGGGTTCCGGCTCGGCGGCATCCACGGGCCGCTGCTCGGGGCGCTGGTGGACCGGCTCGCCGCGGCGTATCCGGGGGTGCCGGTGTCGACGCACACGTCGTGGTCGGAGCGGGAGCTCGCGTCGAGTACGGCGGCGGGACGCCTCGACTTCGCGCTGGTCGGCACGTGCGGGGCGAGTGCGCCGCCGGAGAGTGAACTCCTCGTGTGGCGCGAGGTGGCGCGCGATCCCGTCTTCGTCATGCTGCCCACCTCCCATCCGCTGGCCGACGTCCAGGAGATCGACCTGGCGCGGCTCGCGGACGAGGCGTGGACGGACGTGCCGGGCGACGGCTGTTTCGCGGACTGTTTCTCGGCGGCGTGCGCGCGGGCGGGGTTCACGCCGTCGCGCGTGTACGAGACGGATGTCGCGTCGTGCGTGCATCTGGTGCAGGTGGGGCGGGCGGTGGGGCTGTGCCGGGCGACGTTCCCGCCGACGCCGGGCCTCGTGACCAGGCCTCTCGCGGGGGCGCCGCTGTACTGGCGGCACCTGCTCGGCTGGCATCCGGCGGCTCCCGCCCATGACACGGCGGCGGCGGTCTTCGCGCAGGCCCGCGCGGCGCACGCGGAGGCGGCGGCGCGCAGCGAAAGCTATACGGCCTGGCTGTCGGCGCCCTCGCCGCCGTCTCCCTGA
- the glgX gene encoding glycogen debranching protein GlgX: MASAPEQGAVQQARAMGRGTTERPAPTVNGNRRAAPRAAPTRPVWPGTPTPLGARFRVGPDGVAGTNFALWAGGAEAVELCLFDDGQGETRCPLTELTHEIWHGFVPGVRPGQRYGYRVHGRWDPWTGARWNPAKLLLDPYARAVDGGPGLDYGSLPAEVYGHVRDWPQQHVADTVRDDRDSAPYVPKGVVVHDDAPDDEWTDDRRPKTPWADSVIYELHVRGFTKLHPDVPEALRGTYAGLAHPAALDHLVRLGVTAVELLPVHQFAHEDHLLRRGLRNYWGYNSIGYFAPHAAYAASGTRGEQVGEFRRMVRALHEAGIEVILDVVYNHTAEAGELGPMLSLKGIDNRGYYRLQANDARRYADYTGCGNTLQVVQPHVLRLITDSLRYWVSEMGVDGFRFDLAAALARSFHDVDMLSPFLAVIAQDPVLRRVKLIAEPWDVGSGGYQVGAFPPLWTEWNDRYRGAVRDFWRGALPDVRDLGYRLSGSSDLYAWGGRRPYASVNFVTAHDGFTLRDLVSYERKHNEANGEGNRDGSDDNRAWNCGAEGESDDPDITALRRRQLRNLMTTLLLSTGVPMLVAGDEMGRTQGGSNNAYCQDNEISWVDWGLKEEPGWRELFSLTSRLIALRHRHPVLRRRAFFSGRAHSADGLRDLAWFTAGGAEMTEADWYAPRATLGMYLSGRDIPGRDARGAPVVDESFLAVLHADGEPVEFVLPGPPWAGAYEVVVDTSLEEQAVPPGTVHRAGGTVTVPGRSVLLLRVTT, encoded by the coding sequence GTGGCGAGCGCACCCGAGCAAGGGGCAGTGCAGCAGGCGCGGGCGATGGGGCGCGGCACGACGGAGCGGCCCGCCCCGACGGTGAACGGGAACAGGAGGGCGGCGCCCCGCGCGGCGCCGACGCGGCCCGTGTGGCCGGGGACGCCGACACCGCTCGGGGCGCGCTTCCGGGTCGGGCCCGACGGGGTCGCGGGCACCAACTTCGCGCTGTGGGCCGGCGGGGCGGAGGCGGTGGAGCTGTGTCTGTTCGACGACGGGCAGGGGGAGACGCGCTGTCCGCTGACCGAGCTGACGCACGAGATATGGCACGGCTTCGTGCCGGGCGTGCGGCCGGGACAGCGGTACGGCTACCGCGTGCACGGCCGCTGGGACCCATGGACGGGCGCCCGCTGGAATCCGGCGAAGCTGCTCCTCGACCCTTACGCGCGGGCGGTGGACGGCGGCCCCGGCCTCGACTACGGCTCGCTGCCCGCCGAGGTGTACGGGCACGTGCGGGACTGGCCGCAGCAGCATGTGGCGGACACCGTCCGCGACGACCGCGATTCGGCGCCGTACGTCCCCAAGGGCGTGGTGGTGCACGACGACGCGCCGGACGACGAGTGGACCGACGACCGCAGGCCGAAGACGCCGTGGGCGGATTCGGTCATCTACGAACTGCATGTGCGCGGCTTCACGAAGCTCCATCCGGATGTGCCGGAGGCACTGCGGGGCACGTACGCGGGGTTGGCGCATCCGGCCGCGCTCGACCATCTCGTACGGCTCGGGGTGACGGCGGTCGAGCTGCTTCCGGTGCACCAGTTCGCGCACGAGGACCATCTGCTGCGGCGGGGTCTGCGCAACTACTGGGGTTACAACTCGATCGGCTACTTCGCGCCGCACGCGGCCTACGCGGCGTCCGGGACGCGCGGCGAGCAGGTCGGCGAGTTCCGGCGGATGGTGCGGGCGCTGCACGAGGCCGGGATCGAGGTGATCCTGGACGTCGTCTACAACCACACGGCGGAGGCCGGTGAGCTCGGACCGATGCTGTCCTTGAAGGGCATCGACAACCGCGGCTACTACCGGCTGCAGGCGAACGACGCGCGGCGGTACGCGGACTACACGGGCTGCGGGAACACGTTGCAGGTCGTCCAGCCGCACGTGCTGCGTCTGATCACCGACTCGCTGCGGTACTGGGTGTCGGAGATGGGCGTGGACGGGTTCCGGTTCGATCTGGCGGCGGCGCTCGCGCGCTCCTTCCACGACGTCGACATGCTGTCGCCGTTCCTCGCGGTGATCGCGCAGGATCCGGTGCTGCGGCGGGTGAAGCTGATCGCCGAGCCGTGGGACGTGGGGTCCGGCGGCTATCAGGTGGGGGCGTTCCCGCCGCTGTGGACGGAGTGGAACGACCGCTACCGGGGTGCGGTGCGGGACTTCTGGCGGGGTGCGCTGCCGGACGTACGGGATCTGGGGTACCGGTTGTCGGGGTCGAGCGATCTGTACGCGTGGGGCGGGCGCAGGCCGTACGCGTCGGTGAACTTCGTGACGGCGCACGACGGTTTCACGCTGCGGGACCTGGTGAGTTACGAGCGCAAGCACAACGAGGCCAACGGCGAGGGCAACCGGGACGGCTCCGACGACAACCGGGCGTGGAACTGCGGGGCCGAGGGCGAGAGCGACGACCCGGACATCACGGCGCTGCGCCGGCGCCAGCTGCGGAATCTCATGACGACGCTGCTGCTGTCCACCGGTGTGCCGATGCTGGTCGCGGGCGACGAGATGGGCCGCACGCAGGGCGGCTCGAACAACGCGTACTGCCAGGACAACGAGATCAGCTGGGTCGACTGGGGGCTCAAGGAGGAGCCGGGCTGGCGTGAGCTGTTCTCGCTCACGTCCCGCCTCATCGCGCTGCGGCACCGCCATCCGGTGCTGCGCAGGCGGGCGTTCTTCTCCGGGCGGGCGCACTCCGCGGACGGGCTGCGGGACCTGGCGTGGTTCACGGCGGGCGGCGCGGAGATGACGGAGGCGGACTGGTACGCGCCCCGGGCGACGCTCGGCATGTATCTGTCGGGGCGCGACATACCGGGCCGGGACGCGCGGGGCGCGCCGGTCGTCGACGAGAGTTTCCTGGCGGTGCTGCACGCGGACGGGGAGCCGGTGGAGTTCGTGCTGCCGGGGCCGCCGTGGGCCGGGGCGTACGAGGTCGTGGTGGACACGTCCCTGGAGGAGCAGGCCGTGCCGCCCGGCACGGTGCACCGGGCGGGCGGGACGGTGACGGTGCCGGGGAGGTCGGTGCTGCTGCTGCGGGTGACCACGTGA
- a CDS encoding Ig-like domain-containing protein, producing MRQDARRARRAGAALAAVLTWAGLLAGCSSDGVEGLMGKPRSPADAIRVSPDDDSKGVKADERLEVTVPDGRLESVKVVRTQDAQEFDVPGRIDEDGMTWRPVDRGPLALAATYEVDAVATDGHGRRSARHTTFRTYVPDERFIGYVAPENRSTVGTGMIVSLEFNREIENREAVQRAIHVTAHPAVDIRPHWFGKSRVDFRPEKYWKPGTKVTVGLRLRDVQAAPGVYGLQDKSFTFTVGRDQRSLVDAAEHTMEVRRDGELLSTVPITAGAPKTTTYNGKMVVTEMLEVTRMNSRTVGFGGEYDIPDVPHAMRLTTSGTFLHGNYWSPDAPGNTNVSHGCVGLRDVKGGSSRTPAGWFFDRSLIGDVVEVINSNDKKVAPDNGLGGWNMEWKDWVKNA from the coding sequence GTGAGACAGGATGCGAGGCGCGCACGGCGCGCAGGGGCCGCGCTGGCCGCGGTACTGACATGGGCGGGGCTGCTGGCGGGCTGCTCCTCCGACGGGGTCGAAGGGTTGATGGGGAAGCCCCGCTCCCCGGCGGACGCGATCCGGGTGTCACCCGACGACGACAGCAAGGGGGTCAAGGCGGACGAACGCCTGGAGGTGACGGTCCCCGACGGCCGCCTGGAGTCGGTGAAGGTCGTCCGGACGCAGGACGCGCAGGAGTTCGACGTGCCGGGCCGCATCGACGAGGACGGCATGACGTGGCGCCCCGTCGACCGGGGGCCGCTCGCACTCGCCGCCACGTACGAGGTCGACGCCGTCGCCACGGACGGCCACGGCCGCCGCTCCGCCCGGCACACCACCTTCCGCACCTACGTCCCCGACGAGCGCTTCATCGGATACGTGGCGCCGGAGAACCGCTCCACCGTCGGCACCGGCATGATCGTCTCCCTGGAGTTCAACCGGGAGATCGAGAACCGCGAGGCCGTCCAGCGCGCCATCCACGTCACCGCGCACCCCGCCGTCGACATCCGCCCGCACTGGTTCGGCAAGAGCCGTGTCGACTTCCGCCCGGAGAAGTACTGGAAGCCCGGCACGAAGGTCACCGTCGGCCTGCGCCTGCGCGACGTCCAGGCCGCTCCCGGGGTCTACGGCCTCCAGGACAAGAGCTTCACCTTCACCGTCGGCCGCGATCAGCGGTCCCTGGTCGATGCCGCCGAGCACACCATGGAGGTGCGCAGGGACGGCGAGCTCCTGTCCACCGTGCCGATCACCGCGGGCGCCCCCAAGACCACCACGTACAACGGGAAGATGGTGGTGACGGAGATGCTCGAGGTGACCCGCATGAACAGCCGCACCGTCGGGTTCGGCGGCGAGTACGACATCCCCGACGTCCCGCACGCCATGCGCCTCACGACCTCCGGCACGTTCCTGCACGGCAACTACTGGTCGCCGGACGCCCCTGGCAACACCAATGTCAGCCATGGCTGCGTGGGCCTGCGCGATGTGAAGGGCGGCAGCTCACGGACGCCCGCGGGCTGGTTCTTCGACCGGAGCCTCATCGGGGACGTCGTCGAGGTGATCAACAGCAATGACAAGAAAGTCGCTCCTGACAACGGCCTCGGCGGCTGGAACATGGAATGGAAGGACTGGGTGAAGAACGCCTGA
- a CDS encoding Ig-like domain-containing protein → MNGRPISGTSVGARMRARRRGARTLTAAVSGATLLFVAACGGGSDSGDGDGKAKADKNAPSAAVVTIAPKDGADAVATSGALKIGATKGKLSEVKVEDNKGNPVPGKITSGGTSWTPAHHLAAATKYKVHAVAKDSEGRASAKDTTFTTLTPQNTFIGQFTPEDGSKVGVGMPFSVNFTRGITDPEAVEKAIQIKTEPSVPVEGHWFGNDRLDFRPENYWKAGTKVTVKLNLDGVEGRPGVYGKQSKTLNFTIGRSQVSTVDAKTHQMKVVRDGKQIKKIPITAGAPGTTTYNGEMVISEKLQVTRMNGETVGFGGEYDIKDVPHAMRLSTSGTFLHGNYWSGGAFGNTNASHGCIGLSDVRGGYSKKTPAGWFFNNSLIGDVVVVKNSADKKIQPDNGLNGWNMSWEEWKA, encoded by the coding sequence GTGAACGGGCGACCGATATCGGGGACGTCGGTTGGCGCGCGCATGCGCGCGCGACGGCGGGGCGCCAGAACTCTGACGGCCGCGGTGTCCGGGGCGACGCTGCTGTTCGTCGCGGCGTGTGGCGGGGGTTCGGACTCGGGCGACGGTGACGGCAAGGCGAAGGCGGACAAGAACGCGCCGTCGGCGGCGGTCGTGACCATAGCCCCCAAGGACGGCGCGGACGCGGTGGCCACCAGCGGCGCCCTGAAGATAGGCGCGACCAAGGGCAAGCTGTCCGAGGTCAAGGTGGAGGACAACAAGGGCAACCCGGTCCCCGGCAAGATCACGTCGGGCGGGACCAGCTGGACGCCGGCCCACCACCTCGCGGCCGCCACGAAGTACAAGGTCCACGCCGTGGCGAAGGACTCCGAGGGCCGGGCGTCCGCCAAGGACACCACCTTCACGACGCTGACCCCGCAGAACACCTTCATCGGCCAGTTCACCCCGGAGGACGGCTCGAAGGTCGGCGTCGGAATGCCGTTCTCGGTCAACTTCACGCGGGGCATCACCGATCCGGAAGCGGTCGAGAAGGCCATCCAGATCAAGACAGAGCCGTCCGTGCCGGTCGAGGGCCACTGGTTCGGCAACGACCGCCTGGACTTCCGCCCGGAGAACTACTGGAAGGCCGGCACGAAGGTCACCGTCAAGCTCAACCTCGACGGCGTCGAGGGCCGCCCGGGTGTCTACGGCAAGCAGAGCAAGACGCTGAACTTCACCATCGGCCGCAGCCAGGTCTCCACCGTCGACGCCAAGACGCACCAGATGAAGGTCGTCCGCGACGGCAAGCAGATCAAGAAGATCCCGATCACGGCGGGCGCCCCCGGCACCACCACGTACAACGGCGAGATGGTCATCAGCGAGAAGCTGCAGGTGACCCGGATGAACGGCGAGACCGTCGGCTTCGGCGGCGAGTACGACATCAAGGACGTCCCGCACGCCATGCGCCTGTCCACCTCCGGCACGTTCCTGCACGGCAACTACTGGTCGGGCGGCGCCTTCGGCAACACCAACGCCAGCCACGGCTGCATAGGCCTGAGCGACGTGCGCGGCGGCTACAGCAAGAAGACGCCCGCCGGATGGTTCTTCAACAACTCGCTCATCGGCGACGTCGTCGTGGTGAAGAACTCCGCGGACAAGAAGATCCAGCCCGACAACGGCCTCAACGGCTGGAACATGTCGTGGGAGGAGTGGAAGGCGTAA